Within Desulfobacter sp., the genomic segment AACGGAACCGTCGTTATTCACATAGACCAGATAGTAAGGCGACAAAGCATAGGTGGAGTCCGAAACGGTTTGAGCGCCTTCATTTCTTAGGCAGAAGATCACTCCGGGTGAGAACTCATCTTTTAACGAGTCGTCGATGGTGGCCACGGCATACGCGCCAGATGGTATCCGTTCCAGCAGGTTCTCATGCTCTTTTATGTAGTCGCTGAGATCCATGCGGAAGTCGTTCAGCGTGAGGTCGGTGATGGAGATGCCACCCTCGACGTCATCAATGTCGACCACTTCGTTCTGAAGCTTTTCGAGCTGTTTCCGGCGGTATTCGAGGTCATTCATTTTTCCTGAATCGGTAAACTCAATGACGTTCTCTTCACCAGTGGCCGAAATATCCAGCAGAACCATGCGACCGGAAACGCGGGCCTCAAGATTTATGTACTCATCCAGCTCCATGTTGGGCCAGAAGTTCACCAGTTGGATTTTGTCATTTTTCGAGCCCAGTCGATCAACACGGCCAAAACGCTGAATGATTCGAACCGGATTCCAGTGGATGTCATAGTTGATCAGGTAATCGCAGTCCTGCAGGTTTTGCCCCTCTGAAATACAGTCCGTGGCAATCAGCAGGTCAATTTCTGCAGTGAGAGATGAATCGATCTTTTCACGCTCTTTCGATACTGGCGAGAAGGACGTAATGATTGCGGCCAGATCCTTGCGTATGCCGGGCATCTCGGTTTTGTTTTCTCCGGAGCCGGTAACCAAGGCAGCATAGATTCCAAGCTCCCGCTGTGCCCATTTTGCAGTGTTTTCATATAGATACTTTGCGGTATCAGCAAATGCGGTGAAAATAATGAGCTTCTTATTGTCCGGATTGATCGGGTTGGCAACTTTGTAGCGAATAAGCTCCTTTAGTTTCCTGAGCTTTTCATCTTGCGGGGCTTTTATTGACTGTGAAGAGGCAATCAGTTTTTCCAGAATCTCCCGATCTTCTTCAAGCTCTTGCTTCCAGCGTACCGTATCCATGTCCTGAATCAGGACTTTGACCTTCTTGCCGACAACAAAAGGAGAGAAAGCATCATCTTCAATTTCGATCTCTTCGATATCAAACTCTTCAACCGCTGTATTGTTGTCATGGTCTGCAATTTTCTGGATCAATCCTGTTACTTCACCGAGAAGTTTTTCCAGCGTCATGGTGAAGGAGTTGATTGAGCTTTCCATTCGTTTGAAGAGGTTAACCCGCATCAAATGAATCAAGCTCTGTTCGCGGTCTACCTGTCTGAACACGGAACCGCCAGCAACCTTTCGGTCATATTTGCGGCTGTACTCTTCAGCCTTTTGCGGCAGGACATATTTCAGCGGAGCATATGCGCTCAAATTAAGCAGTCGAATATCTCGGTTAATACTCTCAAGCGCCGGGAAGCGTCCCTCTGTATCAATGTCAGTTTTGATATTGACGGGTTTTAGCCTCTCGGGGAATTTTCCGATCTCCGTTACATCATAATACTTTTCGATATGCTTTCTGGATCGGGCAATGGTGAGAAGATCCAGCAATTTGAAATAGTCAAAATTCAAAGTCTCCAGCAGGGACTCTGTGGTTCTCTTGCTGTCGTCCAGATTCAGCCATGCATTGAAGCGTGTCTGAGCCATTTTTAACGTCTGTTCTATGCTGGTGATTCCATTGGTCTTAAACGCATCGTCTTTTGCCTCAACGATAAAAGCAACTTGGTTTTTCAGGTCGTTCATCCGGTTGTTTACCGGCGTCGCCGAGAGCATCAGCACTTTGGTTTTCACGCCAGCTTTGATGATCCCGTCCATGAGTTTGGCATATCGGGTCAGGGCATTATCTTTGCGGGCCGGGTTGTTTCGGAAGTTATGCGACTCATCAATTACCACCAGATCATAATTGCCCCAGTTTAGCGTCTCCAGGTTAATTTCCCCGGACATACCTCGCGCACGAGTCAAATCCGTATGGTTGAGAACATCATAATTAAATCTATCGGAAGACAAAATATTTCTTTTGTCATTAATGGTATATAATGTCCAGTTTTCCCTCAGCTTTTTGGGACATAAGACCAAAACTCTATCATTCCGTAGTTCATAATATTTTATAATTGCCAGAGCCTCAAAGGTCTTACCCAATCCAACGCTATCAGCAATGATGCATCCGTTATACCTTTCAATTTTATCGATTGCACCCAAGACGCCATCACATTGGAATTTATAAAGTTTTTGCCAAACTTCGGTTCCTTTTATGCCGGTCTGTGTTTTAATGATATTTTCTTCATCAAGTTCACCAATTAGCTCTTTAAAAATATTAAAAAGAGTGAGGAAATAAATTTGCTGAGGTGTTTTATCGGTATAGTAAAGGGCAAGAGCCTCTTGAATAGTAGTTCCAATATCAGAATTATTTCCACCCAAAGACCATAGTCCCTCAAACCAATCAACCAAAGAATCTGTCTCTTCAGGACTTCGGAAGAAGGTATTCATGTGGTGGGTTTCTGATGGTACGATACCCAGGCCGTCAGTGGTAAAAGAGGAACTACCTACTATGGCAAGGTCTTTCTTTTTGCCGTTGTGAGATAAATGAATAAAATTTTGATATACCTGAGAGGGTAACTGACGCACTTCACACTTTTTTTGCAGCCATTCTGAACACTCACGTGCAATGCGGTTAATATCCAGTCTGTTTCTAAGGCGACGGTCCAGATGGCTCCCCGGCAGATTGGCAATGAAGGTTTTGGAATCTTTGGGAGTTGGAACAAGAAGCTTAAACTTACCAACCTTTGAAAGCTCTTTTTTCAATTCAGCGAATGCATATAAAGAAAACAAGGAGGAAAGAACCGAAATACTGCATCCGGAAGAAAGGTCTCCTTTTAATTTAGAGATAACTGTACCAAAAGATTTATTATCTATTACTCCAGTAGTTTGCTCCATTATTTTCTGCGTACCTATTATTTCCTAAATTTTCTATCTTAAGGGCGAACTTTTTGGATCACACAACACAAGCCGCGGCCATTTAGACATAAACAATTATCGAAATCAAGCTATCAATCAGTTTGGGATTTCCTTTTTAGTTATTCTTTCAGATCCCAATAACCCGAGCAGTTCATAACGCATTCTCAACCTTTTCATTTTCAAAATAGAACTCGGAAGTTTCACAGGTTGAGCACTCTTTATAGAATTTCAATTTTGCTTTTCTAATTCGTACTTTGCATGAATCATTTTTGCATTTTAGTTTAATAGCAGTATTACCATCACAGTCTCTGCATTTGAAATAGTACCCATACCGTCCGTATAATATACTGATGTTCACAGAATTGCATTTGGAGCATTTCTTTTCTTCTGAGCTATCTGATTCATCAACAGGGGCCTTTGGAGCCCATTTTGTTAAATCTTCATCATTGTTTAGCTCAGGGGGCTCCTGATATTCATCAGCTCGAGCGCTGGACTTATGTGCTTTAACGAGGGTGTCGGATATTCTTTGAATTGTGGATTCTCTGAAATGACTATTCATTTTCAATGAAAAAAGCTTGTCATTTGTTTTTGCGTACCCGTCAATAAGTCCTTCTATCTTCTCAGTTATTTGATCTGCTTTGCATACTTCGGCAATAGAGGTGTTTTTACCTCTTTTAATGATGCCAGTATCAGATATGGCAACCAACACATCATATTTAAAATCTGCCAATGTAGTTTTTGATATGAGTATTTTTCTAAGAAGATGCTCACAATTTGTCGTAAGGAATTTTTGAAGCAAATCTATTTGCCTCTTGGCCTGATTTACAGGAGATGGCATTCCTTTAGAAGAGCTACGATAGTGCCTGATCCATTCGCCATGTTCGTTAATGGAAATTTTAGATGTGACACTTTTTGATTCGACCACTGTAAAACCAAATCTATGGATGATTAAGTGATCCATTTGAGCAAAATCATCACCCATCTGGATTCGCAGATCATTGATAACGACAATATCAGAGTTGTCCTGAAATGCCCGTTTTAAATAAAATGCCATCTGCTTTTCAGCATCATGGCCATATTTTTGAATTTTAGTAAGATTGGTTTTATCATCAATTCCTTTTAATATCACAACGTCTTCCTGCTATTTTTTTTATCCTTGTTCACCGATGGTTTTCAATACTTGGTTTCCCAACTGCCTTGTATTTAGAAAATTACCGTTGCTGTTCATTAAACCCACATTCAATATTTTAGCCAATTTTCTAAGCACTGGTTTTACGGGGCTCAACAGAGTTCCATCTTGTTCAAGCTCAATTGCTCCAGTTTCTAATTCCCTTATAATATACCCCTCAAATTCAACCTCTTTCACAGATGATATGTCTTCTCTTGATTTTTTTGCTTGAGTTAACTTGCTGAGGGCTAAATTTAATTTACCGTTTCTGCCTGGTACCATAAGAGTTTCTGCCTCAGTTCTTGGAGCATTTAGCAGCGTTTCTACCTGCATCTCTTCTGTATTGACCCTTAGGATCATGATTCGATCCACAACATCCAGCGTGTTGGAATTAAAACTGATATGCCCAGTGTTTTTCATTTTGGCAGTTGTTTTAACAGAAATCCTTTCTCCATCACCGCTTACAACATCATATCCTTTCTGATTGACTTCCGTTGCCATCTGCCCATTGGTAATCAAGGCTGCGTAAAGTTCCCCAATCCTACCACAAAGGTGTCTAAGCTCGGTAGGAGGGACTTCCCAGCTTAATTCTCTTTCAAACCAAGCCATTGCTTCACCAAGAGATTGGATAATTTGCATTTGAGTTAGGGCCATTGTTTTTTCACTTTTATTGAAACAAGTTTTCGTTTTTTATTTGGCATACAGCATCAATCCCCAAGTTCCCCACCAACCCTATACGTCCCATCCAGCCGTTTCCACATGTCTTCATATTTCTTGTCCAGTTCTGATACGACCAGGTCATATTCTTCCTGTGTTATTTGTCCGGTTTTCAGTTTGGTCTCAATCATGAACAGTTCATCATCATACCATTTATCGGGATCGAAATTATAAGTCATGGTTTAAAACGGAATGAAGTGTTCTCTACCATCTCTTGCATCGAAAAGGATCTGGGAGATTTTGGATTTAGGGACAGTTTTGATGGGGGATGATTTCTTAGCCCCCGGCTGAAATTTTTGTTGCTTGAGGCACCTACGGATTTCAGCTCGCTTCTCTTCAGACAGATACATGAAGCCTCCTTTTTTTCAGAATCGATACCAGTGCCATGCATTCTATATCAGGCCAAGGATCGACATTCAATAAGGGAAACCCTTAAATCAGGTTGTTTTTATCATGGTCGAACTTTCCCATTAGTATCCCACCATATTTTAAGGACCCTTTCCGGTTGATGGATCTCTAAGAATAAGCCAAATGTCTCCCATTATGGTCAGACATCACCACCCTCCATAACTATGCCCTCAGGCTGGTAGCACCTATGAGGGAAGACCTTTACCCATTTGGTATATTATAGGGGTGGGGGCCTTTACCCATAGGTCTTTCAGGCTTTACCGGATCAGCAGCATAGTCATCACCGCAGACGACATCTTCCTCTAAAACCTTTAGCCGCATTTTCCCCCCTCCCCCTGGTCCTGTGATTCAGCGGGGAGAATCCATCCACCACCAAACCAACAACGAGGGCTTGTCCATTCAGGGCAGGCCCTTTCGTATTTTTAACCCAAGCAAAGGAGGTAGTCATGAAATCCATCAGTGACACCAACATCATCAAACAATTTACCCGGCCACCTG encodes:
- a CDS encoding DEAD/DEAH box helicase family protein, with amino-acid sequence MEQTTGVIDNKSFGTVISKLKGDLSSGCSISVLSSLFSLYAFAELKKELSKVGKFKLLVPTPKDSKTFIANLPGSHLDRRLRNRLDINRIARECSEWLQKKCEVRQLPSQVYQNFIHLSHNGKKKDLAIVGSSSFTTDGLGIVPSETHHMNTFFRSPEETDSLVDWFEGLWSLGGNNSDIGTTIQEALALYYTDKTPQQIYFLTLFNIFKELIGELDEENIIKTQTGIKGTEVWQKLYKFQCDGVLGAIDKIERYNGCIIADSVGLGKTFEALAIIKYYELRNDRVLVLCPKKLRENWTLYTINDKRNILSSDRFNYDVLNHTDLTRARGMSGEINLETLNWGNYDLVVIDESHNFRNNPARKDNALTRYAKLMDGIIKAGVKTKVLMLSATPVNNRMNDLKNQVAFIVEAKDDAFKTNGITSIEQTLKMAQTRFNAWLNLDDSKRTTESLLETLNFDYFKLLDLLTIARSRKHIEKYYDVTEIGKFPERLKPVNIKTDIDTEGRFPALESINRDIRLLNLSAYAPLKYVLPQKAEEYSRKYDRKVAGGSVFRQVDREQSLIHLMRVNLFKRMESSINSFTMTLEKLLGEVTGLIQKIADHDNNTAVEEFDIEEIEIEDDAFSPFVVGKKVKVLIQDMDTVRWKQELEEDREILEKLIASSQSIKAPQDEKLRKLKELIRYKVANPINPDNKKLIIFTAFADTAKYLYENTAKWAQRELGIYAALVTGSGENKTEMPGIRKDLAAIITSFSPVSKEREKIDSSLTAEIDLLIATDCISEGQNLQDCDYLINYDIHWNPVRIIQRFGRVDRLGSKNDKIQLVNFWPNMELDEYINLEARVSGRMVLLDISATGEENVIEFTDSGKMNDLEYRRKQLEKLQNEVVDIDDVEGGISITDLTLNDFRMDLSDYIKEHENLLERIPSGAYAVATIDDSLKDEFSPGVIFCLRNEGAQTVSDSTYALSPYYLVYVNNDGSVLLQFTQTKKILDLLKKMSIHGKSVDGAATTRFSGQTRNGSDMSQYRNLLSKAVQALTGAAEERGVESLFSPGGTVINKNSFKGMDDFEVVSYLILLGEEADDE
- a CDS encoding NERD domain-containing protein — encoded protein: MILKGIDDKTNLTKIQKYGHDAEKQMAFYLKRAFQDNSDIVVINDLRIQMGDDFAQMDHLIIHRFGFTVVESKSVTSKISINEHGEWIRHYRSSSKGMPSPVNQAKRQIDLLQKFLTTNCEHLLRKILISKTTLADFKYDVLVAISDTGIIKRGKNTSIAEVCKADQITEKIEGLIDGYAKTNDKLFSLKMNSHFRESTIQRISDTLVKAHKSSARADEYQEPPELNNDEDLTKWAPKAPVDESDSSEEKKCSKCNSVNISILYGRYGYYFKCRDCDGNTAIKLKCKNDSCKVRIRKAKLKFYKECSTCETSEFYFENEKVENAL